In Erigeron canadensis isolate Cc75 chromosome 7, C_canadensis_v1, whole genome shotgun sequence, one DNA window encodes the following:
- the LOC122609327 gene encoding uncharacterized protein LOC122609327, with protein MTEILNFNENEKGFVSDYMINSDQLTKINKLKFKLDSRQVFNQSGYLQSLVSKAFTRKNKIFYCFNTEELSVDIKDTSGEVYLPLLTKGEIAKRLLSVRPDLRKSLNMVHIGAVKILLKAQFRDGINFLIKMALVDNRIVNRQDALLGAVQGNLAYGKFMFTVYPKFALHRESRDFDKSLSFIHQCERTDLMEPGNKVFTVNYLIAYAITNSTHSIEYKEKENITMEDIFSEIGTVEGSKFTEPSQLQENWAINIARNKKVLQQRPRYNFSNSLRLSEPSSSEISSDLMRSMSERIDKYGEILKEVVGI; from the coding sequence ATGActgaaattttaaatttcaatgaaaatgaaaaaggttttgtatcaGATTACATGATTAATTCTGATCAACTTACAAAAATTAACAAGCTTAAATTCAAGCTTGATTCAAGACAGGTTTTTAACCAGTCTGGATATTTACAGAGTTTAGTTTCAAAAGCTTTTACtcgaaaaaataaaatcttttactgttttaatactGAAGAACTTTCAGTAGATATAAAAGATACTTCTGGAGAAGTTTATTTACCACTTTTAACCAAAGGTGAAATAGCAAAAAGGCTATTAAGTGTTAGACCAGATTTAAGAAAGTCTCTTAATATGGTTCATATAGGAGCtgtaaaaattctcctaaaagCACAATTCAGAGATGGAATTAACTTTCTAATAAAAATGGCACTCGTTGACAATAGAATTGTTAACAGACAAGATGCTCTATTAGGGGCAGTACAAGGAAATTTAGCATACGGTAAATTTATGTTTACTGTTTATCCTAAATTCGCATTACATAGAGAGTctagagattttgataaatctTTAAGCTTTATACACCAGTGTGAAAGAACTGACCTTATGGAACCAGGTAATAAAGTATTTACGGTTAATTATTTAATCGCATATGCTATTACAAATAGTACTCATTCAATAGAgtataaagaaaaagagaatatCACAATGGAAGATATATTCTCAGAAATTGGAACTGTAGAAGGCAGTAAATTTACTGAACCATCACAGTTACAAGAAAATTGGGCAATAAATATTGCACGAAATAAAAAGGTTTTACAACAAAGGCCTAGATATAATTTCTCTAATTCGTTAAGATTAAGTGAACCTAGTTCATCTGAAATCTCTTCTGATTTAATGAGATCAATGTCCGAAAGGATAGATAAATATGGAGAAATCCTCAAAGAGGTAGTAGGAATTTAA
- the LOC122609329 gene encoding uncharacterized protein LOC122609329, which produces MSSITEKLEKIFFDNLEKDDLDQVNELVQLLSLSDEECEQRFSENKELKNKYFPYQEKIFTIQKPKIEEPETEDDSFDDMEVEEEEEPIEHKINRNQTQASSSKRSSYSNTKSEFSMPYHKGIPNSNNNGNSQPIDTIKIDCIFDFERRKEIIDKWNTEISLIIQSNPNEFSHARTVLLLVEHKSSGIIQNMIKGTNWNIDLHGGDLYYQIIGAIYMMFLGLDFVTNRDQENGRIQEKARQALTKAQICDMCLLEDFTCLFEQNLYKLSTSEYHNWIEIYLMKIPIVGVKAKERWNKEKNDLTKHSLGFATKIVKKEIAIICDLANTQKQLKRFNKNCCTNLTDIPPLSYGCNIVKDKKYFKNKYKKKYDKPTNNRRFWKPKKKTFTPGKYFSKEKPKVCPQGKKDCRCWICSEEGHYANECPNRQNFPNKVKLILEAEKDGYFPSEDNFKGVTKVYVKSGIH; this is translated from the coding sequence ATGAGTTCTATTACTGAGAAGTTAGAAAAAATCTTTTTTGATAACTTAGAAAAAGATGACTTAGATCAAGTCAATGAACTAGTGCAACTTTTATCCTTAAGCGATGAAGAATGTGAACAAAGGTTCTCAGAAaataaagaattgaaaaataaatattttcccTATCAAGAGAAGATTTTTACtattcaaaaaccaaaaatcgaagaaccagaaaccgaaGACGATTCTTTTGATGACATggaggttgaagaagaagaagagccaATAGAGCACAAAATAAATAGGAATCAAACTCAAGCTAGTAGTAGCAAAAGGTCTTCCTATAGTAATACTAAATCGGAATTCTCTATGCCATATCATAAAGGCATACCCAATTCAAATAACAATGGAAATTCACAACCCATTGACACTATAAAAATTGATTGCATCTTTGACTtcgaaagaagaaaagaaataattgaTAAATGGAATACTGAAATAAGTTTAATTATTCAGTCAAATCCTAATGAGTTTTCTCATGCAAGAACTGTTTTACTTTTGGTAGAACATAAATCTTCTGGCATAATTCAAAATATGATCAAAGGAACTAATTGGAATATAGATCTACATGGAGGAGATTTATATTATCAAATTATTGGTGCCATATACATGATGTTCTTAGGACTTGATTTTGTTACCAATAGAGATCAAGAAAATGGCAGAATACAAGAAAAGGCAAGACAAGCCTTAACAAAAGCTCAAATTTGCGATATGTGTCTGTTAGAAGACTTTACTTGTTTATTTgaacaaaatctatataaattatcCACAAGTGAATATCATAATTGGATAGAgatatatttaatgaaaattccTATCGTTGGAGTAAAAGCCAAAGAAAGAtggaataaagaaaaaaatgatttaacaaAGCACTCCCTTGGATTTGCtacaaaaattgttaaaaaagaaattgcAATTATTTGTGATCTTGCAAATAcgcaaaaacaattaaaaaggtTTAACAAAAATTGTTGTACAAATTTGACTGATATACCACCATTATCTTATGGTTGTAACATAGTTAAAGAcaagaaatatttcaaaaataaatataaaaagaaatatgataAACCTACCAATAATAGAAGGTTTTGGAAGCCAAAGAAGAAAACATTTACCCCAggtaaatacttttcaaaagaaaaacctAAGGTATGTCCTCAAGGTAAAAAAGACTGTCGGTGCTGGATATGCTCCGAAGAAGGGCATTATGCAaatgaatgtccaaataggcaAAATTTTCCTAACAAAGTAAAGCTTATTTTAGAAGCAGAAAAAGATGGATATTTTCCCTCAGAAGACAATTTTAAAGGAGTAACAAAGGTAtatgttaagtctgggattcacTGA